The following is a genomic window from Fulvia fulva chromosome 9, complete sequence.
ATTGCCCTAGGCTCAATGTAAATGGCGACCAGGAAGTTTCACGAGCAGTGCTCGCGGATTCCTATCGTAGCTGATCTGATGTGAGTATTGTAGTGCGATAGCAGGTTCTGCAACGCGCTACAACCGAGCCATTGTGCCAAGAACAATCGTCGGGGCAGCAAGATCTTGTATATCTGGACAACTCAATCCTGACAAGCCTCGAGCCTGGCCACCCATCGCTACAGATCCTTTCGAAGAGACAAAGCACCTCTACCCTCTGCTACTGACAGCCTCCAACACTCTCCTAGTCTTAGCATCACGATCCCCAGTATCAACAACTCCATACGCATCCTCCGCCTGTTCACACACCCCCTCCTGCCACTCGGCTCCCACCCTGATACCTCCCTTCCTGACACCCTCATCACTAGCATCCCAACACTCCCCCACGGTCCCTCCAATCTTCTCCATAAAACTCCTCAGTCCTCCCTCCCCACCGCCCGCATAATACGCCTTGAACGGCCCAGCAACGGCCCACCTCGGCCCCATCGAACTCGTCACAATCTCATCGATGTCTTCCACGGACGCCACGCCCTGAGCTGCAAGACTGCACGCCTCCCGGAAGAGAGCGAAGGCTAATCGATTCGCGACGAAGCCGGTGCATTCTTTCTTGATCACTACTGGTGTCCTCCCACGAGCTCGCCAGCAGTTCAAAGTGCGGGCTACCACATCTTGGGACGTGCTGGGTGAGGGGACGAGTTCGAGTAACGGCATGATGTGGGGAGGGTTGTAGGGATGGACAACGAGGAGGCGGGTCTTGTCTCTCATGCCCTCGACTTGTACGCTAGCGGGGATGCCCGAGGTGCTGCTCCAAAGCAATGCATTCTGCGGAGCGTGCTTTTCGATCTCAGGCCAAAGACTAGTCTTGAACTCTGCGTTTTCGGGGCCTTGTTCCTGGATGATGTCGGCGCTTTTTACTGCGTGTTGGAGGGAGTCGGCGTAGGATATGCGCTTTGTGCAGGATTCAAGGGCGGCTTCGGGGATGTAGGAGGGAAGGTGGGTGGAGATGTAGGATTGTAGGTCGGGACGCTTGTCGTGGATTGTAACGAGGCAGGTCGGGTCGGAGGTCAGATGGAGGGCGGCGAAGGAGAGACCGATGGTCCCGGCACCAATGAGGGTGATTTCCGTCGATTCTGGGGTTTCTGAGGCCATACTGTTAATCTGGAAGGAGGTAGGGGAAAGTAAAGACAATCAGAGAGCATTGGAAGAGGGGTGGGGTTGTGGTGTAGTCGCGAGAGCGCAGAGCATATTGTACTTAGTCCTGCTCTATGAGCATTGTAGTCATGCGGGATACCGAGGTTGTGGTTATGTAGCCCAGGAGGACGGCATCATAGCATAGCCCAACAAGTTGCAAGTGTTTCCTGAGAACGAAGAGACGCGAACATGTTTAGAGGAAAAGCCATTAGTCACACAATTTGACATGCAGTCTACGTCTTAGACTGCGTCCCACTACTAAAAAGTCTCGAAACGGCTCTCGAGATATCTCAAACTTCGCGATCGTCTTTCGAGAGATGGACAACACTTCTTGGGCGAAAGCAGCGACTTAACATGCCTGGGATTAAGCGACCAATTGAGGACGACGTCGATGCCGGCGACGACAATGTACATCCAAGCAGGAAGCGACGATTGGAAGATGGCGAGGATCGACAGGAACTGGCCAAAATCTTCAACGACCTGCGAGACGAAATCAAAGAAACGCGATTGGAAGCAACGAGGAAACTGCTAACGACGTTGTCCGTCAATTCAGACGATCAAGCTGGAAAGCTGGACTACTCAACCACGAGATTGATCAGAGGTGTCTGCAGTGGGGCGAAAGCAGCACGACCAGGTTTCTCGATCGCATTGATCGAAGTGCTGCGCCTGGGATTCGCTTCTGGTCATCTCAAATTGCTCAATACAGTCGAGAAGATCGTTGCCTTGACGAATCTGGAGTCGAAATTGAGTGGTGCCGAACAACGAGATTATCTGATTGGACGGCGCTCTGCTTTCCAGGCCGTGCTGCAGAGTGGTGTGCTTGCTGGAAAGGTTTCGACAGAAAATGTCAAGTACCTCTTTGATGCCATCTGCGACCTTGCGCTCGAGAAGGAATGGTTGCGCAGCGAATGCGGCGCAGTGCTGCACATGTTCCTGGTCAGCCAGGAGGCGACTCAGCTCAGCAACGATAGCATCCGCACGTTGATCGATTCGTTGAAAGACAAGGACCTGCTGAGAACGCCTGAAGGTGTCGCCATTTGGTTGACGGTGAAGAAGTCGTTTGCCGAAGTGAAGCTGCCCAAGGGTGTTTGGAACCACAACAATCCCCTATCGTCACAAGAACGGCCAACACTGAGCAAGATCCTATTGAAGGGTGCTGTAGACAGCGAAGTCGTCGAACAACCATCTGCACCAAATGGTGCTACCAATGGTGCACCTAAGAAGGGCAAGAAGCAAGCCGGTGCGCGCCAGTCCGCTCCCAACTTCGCCTGGCAAGTCATTCTTGGGTACATGTACAAGGAGGGAAGCGCTCAGAAGTTCGGCACATTCTGGGAGGACTGCGTTGGTAAAGCGATGTTCTCGAAAACAGCCTCTGACGAGCGTAAAAACCTTGGGCTACAGATTTTCAGGCAGGCGCTTGTGTCAGCTCCAGCTGAGTACTTGGGCTATGCTATTGACGCGCATATCGTGAAGTGTATAGTGGATCAGAGAGCCAACAAGAATGCGTCGTTGGTCGAGGCGACTAAGGCACCTCTCAATCAGATCGCAACTCGAGGGAAACAGGAGCCTGCTGCGGCTGCAGCGATGGCGTGCAAGCTGCTGGCACTGCTACCACCAAACATAGATAAGGTAAGTTGTGATGGGCTGAGGGGCACGCTGGTACCTCAGACGACGTGTCTGGATCTGAGAGCGACGCGCTATGCCGTGGACCATGCCTGACTCGCTACCGCGGTAACCTGAGAGCACACGCTGACGCATTCTTAGCTCGTACGCGCCACAATCGATGCGCTTCTAGCTGCAGCGGATTCGGATGGTCTTGCTGAAATCGTTGCTACGACTGTCACGCTGATTCGCACTCCTGGAGACGATGACGAGGGGAAGCGCAGGTCACTTGCCGACGCGCTGGCAACTATCGTCCGATCGCATAAGGCCGAGCCATCAACACTGCTATCTGGGGATTCAGAATCGCATTCTCTCGCGGAGTGGCTCCAGGAACTGCTTCATAGTCTCACTCACCTTGCCTACACCACGTCTGACGTAAAGTGTCAGCCGCCTCTATCGCCAAAGAGCAGGACTCTTTTCCAAGAAAGGCTCACGTCTTGTCTGGGTCATCTTGCGAGTCTACCGCTGCACCAAGCCGTCTTAGCGCCGACTCTCGTGCTCGATACTCTCTACGAGTCTCGGAAATCACTCATCGAAGGTCTGGACGATAAGACTGCAAAGATATGCAAGGATGCGCGGAAGCACTTCAAGACCGCTGCGAAGCAAGCATCGGCAGCACAAGGGTCAGAAGCCACCATTCCACGAGCCTTCCAACTACTTTTCGCGCTAGGCATGCTGCAGGTATACAAACAGGAACTAGAATCAGAGAGCATTCTCGAGGATATTTTATCATGCTATGCCAGCGGTACGGATGCTGATGAGACATCGGCTACGATGCTGACGGAGTTACTGCTGAGCTTCATGTCGAAGAACAGCAAGCTCTATACACGTATGGCGGAGCAAGTGTTCGCAGCCTTCGCTCCGGATGTCACCGCCGAGTCGCTACAGTCCATGATTGACATCCTCTCCCAAAAAGAGTCGCTAGCTGGGCAGCAGGAGCTGTTCGCTGATGGAGGAGAGGGCGGCGCGGAAGAGGGAGCAAGCGATGACGAGGACATGGTCGATGTCGAAGAGGACTCTGACGTCGAGCTTGTGAACGGCGAGGTCGCAGGTGAGCATGCAGCAGCGTTCCCGCGCGATTAACAGATTCTGTGCTAATAATAATACTCTCCAGGCGACAGCGATGACGACTCATCGAGTGGCGACGAAGCGTCGGACGATGTCAACAACGACGAGGAAGCTGTCTTCGATCGCAAGCTTGCCGAAGCACTCGGCACTACTGGCATGGAAGACGACGAAGACGAAGACGGCTCAGACATGGACGACGATCAGATGGAGGCCCTTGATGGCCATCTCAGCACCATCTTCAAGGAGCGAAGCAAGGTCACCACCAAGAAGGACAAAAAAGACGCCAAGGAGAACCTTTTGCAGTTCAAGAACAAGGTGTTGGATCTGTTGGCGATATACGTGAAGAGTCAGTACGAGAATGTGTTAGCCCTGGACCTGATTCATCCTCTGGTGGCACTCACCCGCGAAAGCACAAATCAGCAAACGCAACGAAAAGCAATGGATGTACTGGAGCAGTACTTCGACTCCTGCAAGAAAAACAAAACTACACCCCAGCTCAATAGCTCGAAAGCTGGTAAGCATCCTGAAGCCCAGAAAGTCCTCCCAGCAGCATAGCTAACCTCAACATAGGCTTCAAGCTCCTCTCCGCCATCCACGACGAGATGCGTCTCGGCGGCTCCAAGCTCCATGCCTCAGCCTGCAGTCGATCCAGCCAGTTCCTGGCGAAAGTCCTCGTACCAATGAAGCCAGGCAACTGGAAGAAGATCGCACACATGTATGTTGACTTGATAGACGACTGGCGCGTGGATGACAAGTCGAAGATTCACCCGAGCATCTTCAATGATTGGCACAGCTGGTGTATGCAGAAATAGACGGAGATGAGTTTGCATGCCCATCGCGAGGAGTAATGTAATGTCTACGCTGCCAGCGACAGCACTCGGATCCCCCAAATGCCACTGAATTTGGAAGCTCACTTGCTCGTTCCTCCACACTACACTCGATCACTACGCATCGACATGAAAGTATGACCGGTAGCAAAACATGCTCTTCACAACGAGGGACGTACCAGTTTTGCGTTGCGTTTCCACGCACATAGTGCAATGCACTGCAATGCGCCATCGCAGCTGCATCTCGACCACGTTGCTGAAGAGATCTCGCCGTTGCGTACTCGCGATCGGTACCACAACGGCCATGGCTTTCGGGCTCGAAGGGCGTAAAATTCGCAATCATCGCAGTACCAACTTTTACCTCAACGTCTTCGAAAGGTCTGGACGAACTATGGCCGTTTTGGCACTCCAAGGACGAAGGGCGGGTGTCGAAGTGGATACGGCGTTGTTTGCGACAGTGTCTTATTGCTTACCGTTTAGAACATCGAGGGGACTGTATGCATTGCTGTTGTTTGCGATGGCGTCTTATTGCTTGCCGTTGCCGCGATGCGGGCAGATCCGGCGATGATGCTGTTTGTACCAGTGCAGAGTATTCGTCGGGAGTGATGTGATTGGGAATTTGCGTGGACCGTCGATCTTGGGGATTCTGCAGACGTTGATCGAGACTATCGCAGATATGCTGGTCTTTCGGAACATACGTGTATAATGACTCTGTAGCCACTGCTGTGGCGTGAACGGAACACGAATCGAAGATGGCGTATACCACTGGTGCAGGTGAGGTCGGGACGGGACATTTAATCACTGCCACTTGACTCGTTGCCTGGCGACACAACAGCCTCAAAGTGTGCTATTGTTACACGGACGATGCCCAGTCTCGAAGAGTTTGAACACATGACTCGTCCAGTAACAAAGCCACCAAGCACAATGCAGGAGGCCTCCAGCGAACGTCACACAACACCATAGCGGTCTGCTTCAAATCGAGACTCCTCATGTCGCCATGCGAGGTCGAACAAGGCCGCCACGGGGAGGTGATAGTTGCATTGTGCCTTGCAGATGACCCAGACTTTCTCCAGAGTAGTTCTCGTCCACGGGCCCTCTCTGTGCGACGTCCTACCGAACATCTGGCATGGGACAAGCTTCACGAGGTTTTGGGTAGATAGAGTTGTGGAGGCCCTGCATTGGGCACAACCGAGAGTTGAGGCGAGGGAGTGAGGTCGTGCAACAGTTCGTGCATCCATTGCGTGCACGCTCGGGGCATTGTGCGGAGTGGTGCGCTCTCAACCTTGTGATGAGCGGTCTGTCGGATTGACTGGTGACTTGGTGTCCTCGATCGCGATGCAGGAGAAGAGAAGAGGAAGAAAGTCGACAAATCGAAAAATGTGCTAGATCGATGTGTGCGGTGATAATGATCAGCGTGCGTACTGTCTCGTTTCTTTGGCCTGCCGTCGGACGTGCCGAAGGTGGAGTGCTGCAATATAAAACGGCCGTGGACCAACGTCATCACGTGCAGGCGCGATAATGCCGAGAGCGACGGGCGCGGAGACGGACGGAGGATGCGTAACTAACGCGTCTTCCACTGCGGAGGTTGTGCTGCAGCTTCGAAACGATCATCATGCTGCGGTCACACGTCGCAATCCGGGCATGCCGGCTTGTGTCTGGCGGTTGTAACCTGGCAGCGCAGGGCGGACCTGGCGAGCGATGATGTGATAATATGATGGCCGTAGCGCCATCTTCGCCTGAGAGGGAGACGGCGTTTGGACTAAGTCTCGTTCGGCGTAAGGGCGGACATGCGTGGCCTTCGAGAAGAAGGGACGGCTGCGGCGAGCCTGCTGCAGGCTGGTCTGGCCAGTGAGCTCAGCTGAGCCCACGCGCGCTTGGCGAGCCAGGCGTTCTATTGCACCGCGACGGGCGTTGCTGTGGACGACAATGGCGAGCAGAGGAAAGTTTTAAACACGGCGGAAAGTGCAAGACACTAATGCCATGCAATGCGCAAATCCAACAACTCCTCACGTGCTCCTCCATGTTCTCCTCAGCAGCCAAGGCGATAAGCAGAACGTTATATAGATCCTCCAGACAGACGGTGCCTGCTGAGTCGCTGACATGACGTATCGCGCGTACCCATCGCGATCTCTGCTGGTCGTTAAGAACTGGGACTTCCAAATCGGGGATGCTGAAGGTTAATCGATGCCCGCCCACGCGACGCGCTGCCGCTCGCACATGCCACTCTCACGAGAGCGTCAAGCAGCGTCCAATGGCAGGGAGCAAAGCACGCAAGGATAGCGGATCAGGGTGATTGGCGTTTTTGGCGAATGAACAGCGGACATTTGGGACGTTgagcaggaagagaggacgGCGGCTGAAACCTAATGACGACAGCTGTGGAATGGTTCGGTATTGGTCAACGAGGGCATCCCGCCGTGGGTTGCTGAACGCCGAAGTGTGAGGAAGGAGGGCAGTAGTGAGGGGTGCAAGTGTACTGTAGCGATGAAGAGAAGATCTCGCCAGAGAGCCTCACTCAGAACAGCTGTATCATAGTGACAGGTAACACGAGACACGGACGCAGTCACGAGAAACATCGGGCGCCGTTCACAAAGCATTGTCCCGTGCAAGGAAGAGACAGGTCTGCCAGGTCCAGTAGTGACACTCTCGTGCAGGTGAACCCCTGTGATATGGCAACGAGGTGGAAGGGCGGCATAGCGTACAGTGGTAGTGTGGTTCCCGTAACGATTGTTCCTTGCCGGGCATCACAGAAACCGTGGTCAGCGCGCTCGAACTACAGTTGCCCAGGGTGAGGATTGTGCAGGTTGCTTGGGTGGATTGGTGGAACGGCTGCGAGGAATGCGCTGCGGCCAAAGCTGGCACGTTTCCGAGTGCCAACCGGATTTCCGGGTCATCGACGATGTGGGTGCTTCAGTCGTCAGGTTCATGCTGGATCGCACGTCACGCATCTGGAGGCGGATCTGTGAGAGATGCATGCGAACGGTAGGGCACTGCAAGTGCTGTGTTGTGCGGTGTCTCATTCGTGGTGGGCAAGCGCCGTGCATTGCCGTAGTGATATACATGGCAGCGGGTAACTAAGCAAATGGAAAGCGATGCATGGGATGGAATGGATTGAGGTGATCTGAGCACCGCCGAAGGAGGAAAGAGAAGAGGGCACAGGTACCGTTCCCTCGCTAAGGTTTGCACGACTGTGCAGCGCAGAGGTCAGAGCGGGGCGCTCCTGCCTTTGCCTTGTTCGCTACTTCCCTGTCATAGCAACGACCGCCGATGAGGCAGAGCTGAAGCGTGTACTTCTGCACCTGCTTCCTCTCACTGTCTCGTCAGTCCGGATCCGTTGTCCGTTGTCACTCCTTCACCACCACGACGACGACACCGCACCCGACGACAGGCAGGCGAGACGCAGGCAAGCACCATTATCCCCCTGCTGAACCCGACTCGGCCATCATCATCGTCCGTTGTGGCATTGGACAGGACGACCACGACCACGGCTCGGCTGCATTCGTTTGCAACGTCGAGACCACCACCGACACCGACACCTCGGAGCGTCTCTGCAGACACGCAGAAACAGGAACAGGAAGACACAACGACGACGACCACTCCGGCATGCTTCACTGACACTGCCCACCTACCACCGACGACATCCACCTCGTCCAGACCCGCTTAGCTCTAACACACGCTCCCTCGCACGCGACTCCGACCACTCCACTCCCTCCCTTGGACATTACGGGCTCTGGCAGCTGCTTACCTCGAAACACGACACATCAGTAGCCAGCCATTGGATCGTGCATTGCTCAGCATCACCATACACCACTGCAGCTCTAGCCCGCATACTGCTACCACGACGACATCGACCAACACTTCCTCGAACGATCTCCTCCACCACCAACACGACTCCCACGCTATTGGATCACCCGAGCAACACTCCCGCGAGCCTTTCTTCAACCCTGCATACCACATCGCACTATGGAATACTCGTCGCCGCTGGCGGCAATACGTCCGCAGCCACATCCAGGCTTTGGCGGCAACCGGAAGGACATTCCTGACTTCCGGAGCATCAACCATGGGTGCAACACCATTGGGCCTTTCGACTTCAAGGCAATGAGCATGCACACCCAGAAGCCACGCAGGCCAGACTACTTCTCGCTGCGACCTGTCCGAGGATCGTCGCCCACCGCGAGCCTCACGGCCGATCTCGACGCCAACTTCCACATCGATAAAAGGTGATCTACATTCCTCGCTTCATGCCTGGGACCCACACTTACAATGTCTTCGCAGCCCGGCAGCACCTACACCGCGCAGGTCTTTGTTCACCACCGACCTGTTCAGGCCTCGCGAAAATGTCGGTATGTAAATGCAAGAATGCAACCCCAACCCATCAACCTTCGACGGGGAGCTTGGACAATCACTGACATGGCAACTACGCACAGCCACCCCACCTATCGAGATCGAGCCTGCCACCACCCCGCCCATCGTCTCGTCGTC
Proteins encoded in this region:
- a CDS encoding L-carnitine dehydrogenase → MASETPESTEITLIGAGTIGLSFAALHLTSDPTCLVTIHDKRPDLQSYISTHLPSYIPEAALESCTKRISYADSLQHAVKSADIIQEQGPENAEFKTSLWPEIEKHAPQNALLWSSTSGIPASVQVEGMRDKTRLLVVHPYNPPHIMPLLELVPSPSTSQDVVARTLNCWRARGRTPVVIKKECTGFVANRLAFALFREACSLAAQGVASVEDIDEIVTSSMGPRWAVAGPFKAYYAGGGEGGLRSFMEKIGGTVGECWDASDEGVRKGGIRVGAEWQEGVCEQAEDAYGVVDTGDRDAKTRRVLEAVSSRG
- a CDS encoding rDNA transcriptional regulator pol5, with the protein product MPGIKRPIEDDVDAGDDNVHPSRKRRLEDGEDRQELAKIFNDLRDEIKETRLEATRKLLTTLSVNSDDQAGKLDYSTTRLIRGVCSGAKAARPGFSIALIEVLRLGFASGHLKLLNTVEKIVALTNLESKLSGAEQRDYLIGRRSAFQAVLQSGVLAGKVSTENVKYLFDAICDLALEKEWLRSECGAVLHMFLVSQEATQLSNDSIRTLIDSLKDKDLLRTPEGVAIWLTVKKSFAEVKLPKGVWNHNNPLSSQERPTLSKILLKGAVDSEVVEQPSAPNGATNGAPKKGKKQAGARQSAPNFAWQVILGYMYKEGSAQKFGTFWEDCVGKAMFSKTASDERKNLGLQIFRQALVSAPAEYLGYAIDAHIVKCIVDQRANKNASLVEATKAPLNQIATRGKQEPAAAAAMACKLLALLPPNIDKLVRATIDALLAAADSDGLAEIVATTVTLIRTPGDDDEGKRRSLADALATIVRSHKAEPSTLLSGDSESHSLAEWLQELLHSLTHLAYTTSDVKCQPPLSPKSRTLFQERLTSCLGHLASLPLHQAVLAPTLVLDTLYESRKSLIEGLDDKTAKICKDARKHFKTAAKQASAAQGSEATIPRAFQLLFALGMLQVYKQELESESILEDILSCYASGTDADETSATMLTELLLSFMSKNSKLYTRMAEQVFAAFAPDVTAESLQSMIDILSQKESLAGQQELFADGGEGGAEEGASDDEDMVDVEEDSDVELVNGEVAGDSDDDSSSGDEASDDVNNDEEAVFDRKLAEALGTTGMEDDEDEDGSDMDDDQMEALDGHLSTIFKERSKVTTKKDKKDAKENLLQFKNKVLDLLAIYVKSQYENVLALDLIHPLVALTRESTNQQTQRKAMDVLEQYFDSCKKNKTTPQLNSSKAGFKLLSAIHDEMRLGGSKLHASACSRSSQFLAKVLVPMKPGNWKKIAHMYVDLIDDWRVDDKSKIHPSIFNDWHSWCMQK